TGTTGTGCCTGTTCCCATACATCCACCTGTCGTTCCTGACTGTCTTCCAGTGCCAGAATCTGACACTTTTCGAGGGTGATTTCGTCTTTTGCCAGTGCCTCTAACAAAGCAGGGGCCAGATGGGCGAGTTTCAGACCACGTTGTACATGACGTGAGCTATAGCCCAGCAAGTCACCAATTTGTGCCGGTGTCTTCCCCTCGTCTGCCAGTGAACGGAACCCAACAATCTGCTCGGCGGGGTGCATCTCCTTACGTTCGCCGTTTTCTGTCATGGAGGCGGCAACCGCCAGTGCTTCCGGTACACGTTTAACGGCAACCGGTGTATCAGGCTGATATTCCCCTCGTTCAACCAACATATTGAGCGCAGCCAAACGACGGCCCCCTGCGGCAACGCCAATCAGACCGCTATCAAGATCGTGCGCCACCAAATTTTGCAACAACCCAATAGACACAATCGTATTGGCAAGGCTGGTGACGCTCTCAACAGAATAGGGAATAAGGCGCACATTCAGTGGCGATTTGACCAGACGGGACAACGGAACATACTCTATGGGTGTCTGTTCCAGCACCTGAGCCAATGCCTGTGCATCATTTGCGGCCGTTGGCGCTTTACGGGTGGATTTCTTGACTGATTTTACTTTAGACTCTGTTACTGACATGGTTAATACCTCTCGGTTTTGATTTGTGTCTGCCGGACGTCCAACCGTCCGGCACCTATTACTGCTTTTTGAAACTGCTGAAAAAACCCGATAGCCAATAATGGACAACATCCTTAAAACCAAACGGATCGCCATAATGGGCGTGTACTTCTTCCGCGATCGCGACCTCTTCGCTTGCATCCTCTAACGCCTGACGTAATACCCCCCTTTTTTTAGCGTGATTGTTTTGTCCTTCCCCATATCTTTCGGAAGATTTTGGCGTGGCGGTTTTGACGTTGACGTTCTGTGTGTTCATGCTGCTTTTCCCCTCTCAGTGGTTAATCCTATCTCTCGGTGAGTTCAGTCGCGGCAAAGGGCGAAGTAGCGACAGCGATGGGCATAAAACAAGGGGCCGCTGGCGGCGTTTACCCTCCCTTGTTTTATGAACGGCGACGGTGCTACGAACAGCCCTCCGCGAAAGAACTTATCGGGGGATAGCGCACTGAGTGGTAGGCGAGCATGAACACACCCGACACGGCGGAACGACGGGGCGTCATTAGTGGGAAGCGGCGATGGTCATCGGCCATCTGCAAGCGTGATGTTGACGTTCAGGATCGCTTGTTATCCGACAGGACAGAGACACACTTGTGGGGCTCTGCGGAAGCTGGACTGCGCCACCGGCGCGGGACCGCTGAAGTGCAGGTGACGACTCGACCGTTTACGGGCGGGGAGCCTTTTGGGGGCCACCTGGTACAGGTTTGTCATGTCTTTTGGCTTGATCGTCGTCTAAAACGCACGATTAAAAAGTGAATGAAGAGGCTAACCGGCATGAATGTATTCGGTCACCCGACATGACAAGCCCGCCCGGACGGCCAAATATCCTTTTTTCCTCCACAGAGTTACCCACCGATTCTGTGGATAAGACCAAAGGAAACTATTTCCAACCGCAAAACAGGACACTAGGAAAAATACGACACTGCCTACTTGCACCCCTAGAATATTCCGATCAATATTACTGTATATAATTACAGTTATATTGGGTTAATCATGAAAGCAGAAATCATTGCAGCGCAAACAGGATCTCACCTTCAGATCCCCCTTTTTGGTGAAATGTGCCTGGCTGGGTATCCCTCCCCCGCCTCCGACTACATAGAAAAAACATTAGATTTAAATGACTTATGTATTCGTCATCCCAGCGCTACCTATTTTGTACGGGCTGAAGGTGAATCCATGACGGAAGCGGGCATTCTTTCAGGGGATCTGCTGGTTGTTGATAAAGCGGTGAAACCGGCGCATGGCGATATTGTGATCGCCGCCATCGAAGGCGAATTCACGGTTAAGAGGCTGAGTCTTCATCCCCGACTCAGCCTTCAACCCATGAATCCCGCTTACAGCCCAATCTATGTTAACCCCGATGATCTGGATATTTTTGGCGTTGTCATGCACGCCATTCATACCTTTAAGTGAGGTGCGTATGTTCCTGCTCTGTGACATTAATTCTATGTACCCCAGTGTGGAGCAACTTTTCCGGCCGGATCTTAAGGGGAAACCGGTTATCTGTCTGAGTAATAATGACGGGAACTGCGTATCGGCCAACAAAGAAGCCAAGCAACTGGGGATTAAACGGGGAGCACCCTACTTTCAGATAAAAGCACTGATAGAGCGTCATCAAGTCACGTGTTTTAGCTCAAATTATGCGCTGTACGGAGATCTCAGTGCCAGAACCATGGTTATTTTGGAATCGATGGCCGCATCGATGATGATTTACAGTATCGATGAAGCATTTTTGATGATTGATGGTATCGAACATTGTGAACCGCTGGCCAGTTACGGAAAGCGTGTACGAGATACCGTATTTCAACAAACCGGCTTATTGTCCGGGATCGGCATCGGCCAGACTCTTACTCTGGCCAAACTCGCCAATCACGGTGCGAAAAAATGGCCTGCTACCGGCGGTGTTGTTGACTTGTCAGACAGAGAGAGGCAACGCAAGTTGATGGCCCTTTTACCGGTCGAGGACGTCTGGGGCATTGGTCGCCAGCTAAGTATCAAACTCAAGACGATGGGCATAGAAACGGCGTTGCAACTGGCTGACGCCAACCTTCAGCTGATAAAGAAAACATTGGGTGTTGTCGTTGAGCGAACCGTGAGGGAGCTTAATGGCACACCCTGTATCTCTATCGATGCACTCCCCGCTAAACAGCAAATCATATGCAGCCGGAGTTTTGGGGAACGTATCACAACCTTGCAGGATATGCGTCAGGCGGTGTGCCAGTACGCGGAGCGAGCGGCAGAAAAACTGCGGCAGGAACGGCAATATTGCCGTTATATCAGCGTCTTTATTCGTACCAGTCCGTATTCGAATGAACCGTTTTACAGCAACAATGCCAATCATCGATTAATGCTGGCCACTCAGGACACACGAGATATTGTGGCGGCATCGATGAGAGCACTGGATCACATCTGGCGTGATGGCTATCGCTACCAGAAAGCGGGGATCATCCTGAACGACTTTTGTAGCCGCCCTGGTCAGATAGACATGTTTGACGAACAACCGCCAAGGGTCAACAGTGAGCAGTTGATGAACGTTATCGACCGCATTAATAAAGAAGGGATAGGAAAGGTGTGGTTTGCGGGGCAAGGAATAGATAAAGGCTGGAAGATGAAACGGGAAATGCTCTCCCCTGCTTATACAACCCGCTGGGGAGATTTACCAAAAGTACAGCTATGAAACTAACGACCAAAACTCATCGAGTATGACCAAATTTCGTTTTCGCTTAAGTCCAAACATTCGCCGCATAGGGCCAGTAAGATCCTGCTCCGACCAACCATACGGATATTTCCAATCACCTTTTGAGCGATTAAATGTACAAATACGCTCTACTTCAGCTTTTAATTTACTACCCCGAAAACCGTATTGAGACAGATATCTGCGTACTCGGGTTCGGGTAAACTTAGGGTCACTGGCAGGGCCGCCAACAAAATCGTTCACATCTTGATGAATAGTCATTGTTGTTGCACTAAATGCCCTTGCTGTACTCAACATTTTTAGGCGTGGTTCGTTCTGCATAAATTTATCCTTTGAATTCTTAGACAAATCCCGACATTTTCTTTCTCACCACTTTAAGCGCTTCTTTCGTAGCTTGCTTGCTGTCAGATTTGAGTACTTCACCAACGGGGACGACCATCCTCTCCCCCAAGGTCAGTGATATAACATCTTTTATCGACGCATGTGATGGTTTCCAACCGGTTGTCTGAGCTATCAATTCGACAACCTGATCTGCGGTCAATTCTTTCGTCAACATTGTTGCGATCAATGCTGGCAAACGTTCATCCAATTGATGCAATGCTAGCCCAGCAACGAATGCCTGGCGAAATAACTCGCCACGTGCACGCCGTGGAACCGAATCAATTACCAATATGGCCTGCTCATCACTCTTTATCTCTTCGGGATGCAAATAGAGTGTGAATTTTTTTCGGTCGTCGCTCAACCTCACTCCCCTTCTTTAAACGCCGCTATTGCTTTAACCAGGGCTGTCTGAGGTGACGCCATCATAGAAACTTTGTTTCCAAGATGGCTCCATGCTTCTTGTATTGCTGATGTGATCAGTGTTGCGCCCCCACCGACAATGTAAACTCGGTTTACATGTCTGAAATCACTCAATTCATCAACTACACGCTTACCCAATTGGATGATCGCAGTATCAATAGTATCCATCACTAGACTAATACGGCTCTCATCATTGATGACTTGACGAACAAATTCTGGTTCTGCACGGCGCTTAATTAATTCATCAGCTACCATCGGACTTGTATCGCTGGATGCCATTTTCAACGCACTGAGCGTAGCCTGAGTGACCATCGATACACCAATTGATGAATTACCATGGATAGCACTGACATCTTCAAACTGCCCTACAATGACACCAACATCGAGTGTTGTTCCGCCTAAATCAATAACTAATGACTTTTCAAACGGCCCCACATTATCACTGACTAACTGAGCAAAAACAGCCGGAAGAGATTCAGGCATCACATCCACATGGGTAATAGTGAAAGAGTCCCCTTTATTCAATGTCACAGGACGCAGCAAATTATCAGTCTTACGCTGAATATTTAACGTGTTCTTCTGGCATTCAGATGTATAGAACTCACTGATTGGCAGGGTTACAGTTAATGATACTGACTGAGGCTTTAGACCACTATTAAGTAAAGCATGATGGACGGCCAGAACATTTGCATCAGAGTATTGATACTCAATATGAGTCGTATTGATGGCTTCGCTACTCACTTCATCGTAAGTATATTTAGTACCGTCCAGTTCGTAGTTAAAGGTCGCTCTACTTCCAATACCCTCAACTTTCCACCCCTTACGGAACGAATTTACTGAAATTGCCGTGTTCAATGCACTGTTATCGAACCATGCCAGTTTTACGTTTGTCGAACCATCATCACAAAAAATATTCATCACACCCTCTTTTTAATACTCAATATGAGTAACTGAATCAGCCGTTAATCGTTTAAACCTCATTTTGAGTATCAATCCAGTCATAGATAAAGGATTGAAAGCCTCAAAATGAGTATCTAACTTGTTTCACTCACTATAATGATTACTTAACCGGAATGCTAGCAGCAATATAGCAGCTAGATACATTGTATGTATCTGCAAGATAGCTGCAAGATTTAAATAACAAAAAGATTGCAGCTATCTTGCTGCAACCTGTGATCAATAACCTCGTTTTTCTTTGAGAGCTTCAAGCGCAGCCTCAAGCACTTCAACTATTTTTAGGTCTTCTCGCTCTGCTATATCTCTGATTGATTCATCAAACTCAGGTGTAACACGAGTGGCAAAAGCAAGAGTCCTATTAGTCTTTCTAGCAGAACGACCGTCACGACGAATATAAGGCCGGTGCTCGTCAATAGGGGCCGGTGCAATTTCAGGAGCAGCTAGGCTGGTTGCGGCCTCATCCATAGAAGGAGGTGTACCCAACTTGCTCTTCCCCTT
This genomic stretch from Yersinia hibernica harbors:
- the parM gene encoding plasmid segregation protein ParM domain-containing protein; this translates as MNIFCDDGSTNVKLAWFDNSALNTAISVNSFRKGWKVEGIGSRATFNYELDGTKYTYDEVSSEAINTTHIEYQYSDANVLAVHHALLNSGLKPQSVSLTVTLPISEFYTSECQKNTLNIQRKTDNLLRPVTLNKGDSFTITHVDVMPESLPAVFAQLVSDNVGPFEKSLVIDLGGTTLDVGVIVGQFEDVSAIHGNSSIGVSMVTQATLSALKMASSDTSPMVADELIKRRAEPEFVRQVINDESRISLVMDTIDTAIIQLGKRVVDELSDFRHVNRVYIVGGGATLITSAIQEAWSHLGNKVSMMASPQTALVKAIAAFKEGE
- the umuC gene encoding translesion error-prone DNA polymerase V subunit UmuC, whose amino-acid sequence is MFLLCDINSMYPSVEQLFRPDLKGKPVICLSNNDGNCVSANKEAKQLGIKRGAPYFQIKALIERHQVTCFSSNYALYGDLSARTMVILESMAASMMIYSIDEAFLMIDGIEHCEPLASYGKRVRDTVFQQTGLLSGIGIGQTLTLAKLANHGAKKWPATGGVVDLSDRERQRKLMALLPVEDVWGIGRQLSIKLKTMGIETALQLADANLQLIKKTLGVVVERTVRELNGTPCISIDALPAKQQIICSRSFGERITTLQDMRQAVCQYAERAAEKLRQERQYCRYISVFIRTSPYSNEPFYSNNANHRLMLATQDTRDIVAASMRALDHIWRDGYRYQKAGIILNDFCSRPGQIDMFDEQPPRVNSEQLMNVIDRINKEGIGKVWFAGQGIDKGWKMKREMLSPAYTTRWGDLPKVQL
- the umuD gene encoding translesion error-prone DNA polymerase V autoproteolytic subunit; this encodes MKAEIIAAQTGSHLQIPLFGEMCLAGYPSPASDYIEKTLDLNDLCIRHPSATYFVRAEGESMTEAGILSGDLLVVDKAVKPAHGDIVIAAIEGEFTVKRLSLHPRLSLQPMNPAYSPIYVNPDDLDIFGVVMHAIHTFK
- a CDS encoding plasmid partitioning/stability family protein → MSDDRKKFTLYLHPEEIKSDEQAILVIDSVPRRARGELFRQAFVAGLALHQLDERLPALIATMLTKELTADQVVELIAQTTGWKPSHASIKDVISLTLGERMVVPVGEVLKSDSKQATKEALKVVRKKMSGFV